From Triticum aestivum cultivar Chinese Spring chromosome 4A, IWGSC CS RefSeq v2.1, whole genome shotgun sequence, a single genomic window includes:
- the LOC123081594 gene encoding probable carboxylesterase 15, whose amino-acid sequence MSSSSPADAAAPYVVDDFGSALQVLSDGTVARSRPPPLQPADVNDGRVQWKDAVYDAGRGLGLRMYRPHRRDVADDGEGGKHPVLVYFHGGGFCLGSYSLPKDHAVCLRLAAELPAVVLSFDYRLAPEHRLPAAHEDAAAALLWLRDQLTSGSDDSWLAGSADSRRVFVSGVSAGGSLAHHMAVRFGTSGLEPAASISGYILLMPGLFSAEPTQSELDTPDTAWLTREMFDRFFRLGMPAGASRDHPLVNPFGPGSPSLEPTCVGRMLVVAAERDLFRDRNVEYAERMKAMGKDVELAVFAGQEHGFFGADPASEADRELVRVISRFVERDGDGPA is encoded by the coding sequence ATGTCGTCTTCCTCTCCTGCGGACGCGGCGGCGCCGTACGTTGTCGATGACTTCGGGAGCGCACTTCAGGTGCTCAGCGACGGCACCGTCGCCCGCTCCCGGCCGCCACCACTCCAACCAGCTGACGTGAACGACGGCCGCGTCCAGTGGAAGGACGCCGTGTACGACGCCGGCCGCGGCCTCGGGCTGCGCATGTACAGGCCGCACCGTCGTGACGTGGCCGACGACGGAGAGGGCGGGAAGCACCCCGTGCTTGTGTACTTTcacggcggcggcttctgcctcgGCTCCTACTCCTTGCCTAAGGACCACGCCGTCTGCCTCCGCCTGGCCGCCGAGCTTCCCGCCGTCGTGCTCTCCTTCGACTACCGCCTCGCGCCAGAGCACCGCCTCCCCGCCGCTCACGAGGACGCCGCCGCGGCCCTCCTATGGCTCCGCGACCAGCTCACCTCCGGCTCCGACGACTCGTGGCTCGCCGGCTCGGCCGACTCCCGCCGGGTGTTCGTCTCGGGCGTGTCCGCCGGCGGCAGCCTGGCGCACCACATGGCCGTCCGGTTCGGCACGTCGGGGCTCGAGCCGGCCGCGAGCATCTCCGGGTACATCCTCCTCATGCCGGGGCTGTTCTCGGCTGAGCCGACGCAGTCAGAGCTGGACACGCCGGACACCGCATGGCTGACGCGGGAGATGTTCGACCGGTTCTTCCGGCTCGGGATGCCCGCCGGAGCGAGCAGGGACCACCCGCTGGTGAACCCGTTTGGGCCGGGCAGCCCGAGCTTGGAGCCAACGTGCGTGGGCCGCATGCTCGTCGTCGCCGCGGAGCGCGACCTCTTCAGGGACAGGAACGTGGAGTACGCGGAGCGGATGAAGGCCATGGGGAAGGACGTGGAGCTCGCCGTGTTCGCCGGCCAGGAGCACGGGTTTTTCGGCGCGGATCCTGCTTCGGAGGCCGACAGGGAGCTGGTGCGAGTCATCAGCCGTTTCGTTGAGCGGGATGGAGACGGCCCGGCTTGA
- the LOC123084830 gene encoding probable myosin-binding protein 4 isoform X1, with the protein MAAKARARPRDSWRRFWLVLGHALSECFLIVMLLVVAVVSYTATRFARICRIRSPCMLCSRLDKVLHGKAWFSEELICAAHRVEIARLSYCQIHSKLAHSDDLCGKCLLSCSGPVGKPGNPTNMSIKEKAGHTHRCSCCSEPFTKRDNAHKLFEEVNGRSQNDGMSKVKERSMATASVGHSSDEDFDQLPHGGYRKLNACHDSQSEIHVSDDDVGGYAKPYEAKRRTRDLDEHSKAVPQQIRQELPKEKTFLVGVEEVGDLEGVSRSPDQEAAEAFAASASNEARSTTNHYINRNSSMKNAPGGRGNLRSPRWSEVISAKETNSTTHEEVKTFMSQLSSARGLDGPWSEVAASPRISIQIDEYSQSDAIDGRQFLDLEPSDVPTEAEGEISPESLKKQCELNKKKLSILYKELEAERSASSVAASEAMAMINRLQVEKAAMHMEALQYLRMMEEQADHDQEEIGKLNDLLTEREKEMLDLEAELESYESKFRIEPFDLGNFDAVDGDMALSVLDSSDFVRNTIFGFEDEKAKILESLSRLEETLGVPYTNRFDLGGASDILQSGSLRDHPSDGPGQHVENSELECGSSLLPQEHMNDESHLNDDSLRDHPSDGPGQDLENSELECQSSLLPQEHMNDESHLKDDSMRDHPSDGPGQHVENSELECRSSLLPQEDLNDESLRDQPSDGPGQYVQNPELECRSSLLPQEDLKDESVSLQRNDENQSVENQKYVGSCSRSDDDKISSVESIKQEISLLNSRLMALEADQKFLKQILSSLKCSSDGEQYVQEITSHLRELRRIVTKQRDRTAL; encoded by the exons ATGGCTGCGAAAGCTCGTGCGAGGCCGCGAGACTCTTGGCGGCGATTCTGGCTGGTGCTGGGCCATGCCTTGAGCGAGTGCTTCCTCATCGTAATGCTGCTTGTGGTCGCCGTGGTGTCGTATACCGCGACGAGGTTCGCGCGCATCTGCAGGATCCGGTCACCGTGCATGCTGTGCTCAAGATTGGACAAGGTTCTGCATGGCAAGGCCTGGTTCTCTGAGGAGCTGATTTGTGCAGCACACAGGGTGGAAATCGCGCGTTTATCTTATTGCCAGATTCACAGTAAGCTCGCACATTCTGATGATCTATGTGGAAAGTGCTTGCTTTCATGTTCTGGACCAGTTGGTAAGCCAGGTAACCCAACAAACATGAGCATTAAGGAGAAGGCGGGGCACACACACCGATGTTCTTGTTGTTCAGAGCCATTCACGAAGAGAGACAACGCGCACAAGTTATTTGAGGAGGTGAATGGCAGGTCTCAGAATGATGGAATGAGCAAAGTGAAGGAGAGAAGCATGGCCACGGCAAGCGTTGGGCATTCTTCGGATGAGGATTTTGATCAATTGCCTCACGGAGGTTACAGAAAGCTAAATGCCTGTCATGACTCTCAATCAGAGATTCATGTCTCAGATGATGATGTTGGCGGCTATGCAAAGCCTTATGAAGCTAAACGTCGAACCAGAGATCTCGACGAGCACTCGAAGGCTGTGCCTCAGCAAATTCGTCAGGAGCTTCCGAAAGAGAAAA CTTTTCTGGTTGGTGTTGAGGAGGTCGGCGATTTAGAGGGTGTTTCACGAAGCCCTGACCAGGAAGCTGCAGAGGCTTTTGCTGCTTCTGCATCTAACGAGGCCCGCTCAACTACAAACCATTATATCAACCGCAACAGTAGCATGAAGAATGCTCCTGGTGGTAGAGGCAATCTTAGGTCTCCTCGATGGTCTGAAGTAATCTCCGCTAAGGAAACCAATTCAACAACACATGAAGAAGTGAAGACATTCATGTCCCAGTTGTCTTCTGCGCGAGGCCTCGATGGTCCTTGGAGTGAGGTGGCTGCTAGCCCCAGAATCAGCATACAGATTGATGAGTACAGtcaatctgatgccattgatggcAGACAGTTCCTTGATCTGGAACCATCTGATGTTCCAACTGAAGCTGAAGGTGAAATCTCCCCTGAGTCCCTGAAGAAGCAATGCGAGCTTAACAAGAAAAAACTAAGCATCCTTTATAAGGAGCTCGAGGCAGAACGGAGTGCTTCGTCTGTTGCAGCAAGTGAAGCGATGGCTATGATCAATAGGTTGCAAGTGGAAAAGGCTGCAATGCACATGGAGGCGCTGCAGTATCTCCGGATGATGGAAGAGCAGGCTGATCATGACCAAGAAGAAATTGGAAAGCTAAATGACTTGCTTACAGAAAGGGAGAAAGAAATGCTTGACCTGGAAGCTGAACTCGAAAGTTATGAGAGCAAGTTCCGCATCGAACCATTTGATCTCGGGAATTTTGACGCTGTTGATGGAGATATGGCACTCAGTGTCTTGGATAGCTCAGATTTTGTGAGGAATACCATCTTTGGTTTTGAAGATGagaaggccaaaattttggaatcCTTGAGCAGATTAGAGGAAACACTTGGCGTGCCTTACACAAATAGATTTGATTTGGGTGGCGCAAGTGACATCCTACAGAGTGGGTCACTGAGAGATCATCCAAGTGATGGGCCTGGCCAACATGTAGAGAACTCAGAATTGGAATGTGGGAGTTCACTATTGCCTCAGGAGCACATGAACGACGAATCACACTTGAACGATGACTCACTGAGAGATCATCCAAGTGATGGACCTGGCCAAGATCTAGAAAACTCAGAATTGGAATGTCAGAGTTCACTATTGCCTCAGGAACACATGAACGATGAATCACACTTGAAAGATGACTCAATGAGAGATCATCCAAGTGATGGGCCTGGCCAACATGTAGAAAACTCAGAATTGGAGTGTCGGAGTTCACTATTGCCTCAGGAAGACTTGAACGATGAATCACTAAGAGATCAGCCAAGTGATGGGCCTGGCCAATACGTACAAAACCCAGAACTGGAATGCCGAAGTTCACTGTTGCCGCAGGAAGACCTGAAAGATGAATCCGTCTCATTACAACGAAATGATGAAAATCAATCTGTTGAGAACCAAAAATATGTTGGCTCATGTTCGCGCTCAGATGATGATAAAATTAGTTCCGTGGAAAGCATTAAACAAGAAATTTCGCTCTTGAATAGTAGACTCATGGCACTTGAAGCAGATCAGAAGTTTCTCAAGCAGATATTGAGTTCTCTTAAATGTAGTAGTGATGGAGAACAATATGTGCAGGAGATAACTAGTCATTTGAGGGAGCTGCGAAGAATCGTTACCAAGCAGAGAGATAGGACAGCTCTATGA
- the LOC123084830 gene encoding probable myosin-binding protein 4 isoform X2, producing the protein MAAKARARPRDSWRRFWLVLGHALSECFLIVMLLVVAVVSYTATRFARICRIRSPCMLCSRLDKVLHGKAWFSEELICAAHRVEIARLSYCQIHSKLAHSDDLCGKCLLSCSGPVGKPGNPTNMSIKEKAGHTHRCSCCSEPFTKRDNAHKLFEEVNGRSQNDGMSKVKERSMATASVGHSSDEDFDQLPHGGYRKLNACHDSQSEIHVSDDDVGGYAKPYEAKRRTRDLDEHSKAVPQQIRQELPKEKTFLVGVEEVGDLEGVSRSPDQEAAEAFAASASNEARSTTNHYINRNSSMKNAPGGRGNLRSPRWSEVISAKETNSTTHEEVKTFMSQLSSARGLDGPWSEVAASPRISIQIDEYSQSDAIDGRQFLDLEPSDVPTEAEGEISPESLKKQCELNKKKLSILYKELEAERSASSVAASEAMAMINRLQVEKAAMHMEALQYLRMMEEQADHDQEEIGKLNDLLTEREKEMLDLEAELESYESKFRIEPFDLGNFDAVDGDMALSVLDSSDFVRNTIFGFEDEKAKILESLSRLEETLGVPYTNRFDLGGASDILQSGSLRDHPSDGPGQDLENSELECQSSLLPQEHMNDESHLKDDSMRDHPSDGPGQHVENSELECRSSLLPQEDLNDESLRDQPSDGPGQYVQNPELECRSSLLPQEDLKDESVSLQRNDENQSVENQKYVGSCSRSDDDKISSVESIKQEISLLNSRLMALEADQKFLKQILSSLKCSSDGEQYVQEITSHLRELRRIVTKQRDRTAL; encoded by the exons ATGGCTGCGAAAGCTCGTGCGAGGCCGCGAGACTCTTGGCGGCGATTCTGGCTGGTGCTGGGCCATGCCTTGAGCGAGTGCTTCCTCATCGTAATGCTGCTTGTGGTCGCCGTGGTGTCGTATACCGCGACGAGGTTCGCGCGCATCTGCAGGATCCGGTCACCGTGCATGCTGTGCTCAAGATTGGACAAGGTTCTGCATGGCAAGGCCTGGTTCTCTGAGGAGCTGATTTGTGCAGCACACAGGGTGGAAATCGCGCGTTTATCTTATTGCCAGATTCACAGTAAGCTCGCACATTCTGATGATCTATGTGGAAAGTGCTTGCTTTCATGTTCTGGACCAGTTGGTAAGCCAGGTAACCCAACAAACATGAGCATTAAGGAGAAGGCGGGGCACACACACCGATGTTCTTGTTGTTCAGAGCCATTCACGAAGAGAGACAACGCGCACAAGTTATTTGAGGAGGTGAATGGCAGGTCTCAGAATGATGGAATGAGCAAAGTGAAGGAGAGAAGCATGGCCACGGCAAGCGTTGGGCATTCTTCGGATGAGGATTTTGATCAATTGCCTCACGGAGGTTACAGAAAGCTAAATGCCTGTCATGACTCTCAATCAGAGATTCATGTCTCAGATGATGATGTTGGCGGCTATGCAAAGCCTTATGAAGCTAAACGTCGAACCAGAGATCTCGACGAGCACTCGAAGGCTGTGCCTCAGCAAATTCGTCAGGAGCTTCCGAAAGAGAAAA CTTTTCTGGTTGGTGTTGAGGAGGTCGGCGATTTAGAGGGTGTTTCACGAAGCCCTGACCAGGAAGCTGCAGAGGCTTTTGCTGCTTCTGCATCTAACGAGGCCCGCTCAACTACAAACCATTATATCAACCGCAACAGTAGCATGAAGAATGCTCCTGGTGGTAGAGGCAATCTTAGGTCTCCTCGATGGTCTGAAGTAATCTCCGCTAAGGAAACCAATTCAACAACACATGAAGAAGTGAAGACATTCATGTCCCAGTTGTCTTCTGCGCGAGGCCTCGATGGTCCTTGGAGTGAGGTGGCTGCTAGCCCCAGAATCAGCATACAGATTGATGAGTACAGtcaatctgatgccattgatggcAGACAGTTCCTTGATCTGGAACCATCTGATGTTCCAACTGAAGCTGAAGGTGAAATCTCCCCTGAGTCCCTGAAGAAGCAATGCGAGCTTAACAAGAAAAAACTAAGCATCCTTTATAAGGAGCTCGAGGCAGAACGGAGTGCTTCGTCTGTTGCAGCAAGTGAAGCGATGGCTATGATCAATAGGTTGCAAGTGGAAAAGGCTGCAATGCACATGGAGGCGCTGCAGTATCTCCGGATGATGGAAGAGCAGGCTGATCATGACCAAGAAGAAATTGGAAAGCTAAATGACTTGCTTACAGAAAGGGAGAAAGAAATGCTTGACCTGGAAGCTGAACTCGAAAGTTATGAGAGCAAGTTCCGCATCGAACCATTTGATCTCGGGAATTTTGACGCTGTTGATGGAGATATGGCACTCAGTGTCTTGGATAGCTCAGATTTTGTGAGGAATACCATCTTTGGTTTTGAAGATGagaaggccaaaattttggaatcCTTGAGCAGATTAGAGGAAACACTTGGCGTGCCTTACACAAATAGATTTGATTTGGGTGGCGCAAGTGACATCCTACAGAGTGGGTCACTGAGAG ATCATCCAAGTGATGGACCTGGCCAAGATCTAGAAAACTCAGAATTGGAATGTCAGAGTTCACTATTGCCTCAGGAACACATGAACGATGAATCACACTTGAAAGATGACTCAATGAGAGATCATCCAAGTGATGGGCCTGGCCAACATGTAGAAAACTCAGAATTGGAGTGTCGGAGTTCACTATTGCCTCAGGAAGACTTGAACGATGAATCACTAAGAGATCAGCCAAGTGATGGGCCTGGCCAATACGTACAAAACCCAGAACTGGAATGCCGAAGTTCACTGTTGCCGCAGGAAGACCTGAAAGATGAATCCGTCTCATTACAACGAAATGATGAAAATCAATCTGTTGAGAACCAAAAATATGTTGGCTCATGTTCGCGCTCAGATGATGATAAAATTAGTTCCGTGGAAAGCATTAAACAAGAAATTTCGCTCTTGAATAGTAGACTCATGGCACTTGAAGCAGATCAGAAGTTTCTCAAGCAGATATTGAGTTCTCTTAAATGTAGTAGTGATGGAGAACAATATGTGCAGGAGATAACTAGTCATTTGAGGGAGCTGCGAAGAATCGTTACCAAGCAGAGAGATAGGACAGCTCTATGA